The Paracoccus albus region GCCCCTGGAACCGAAACCGGCGTCAAATCCGGTGTGCCTCTGGAAGAGGTTCCGCAGTCGATTTCCGTTGTGACTTCGACGGAACTTCAACGTCGCGCACCTTCGCAGGTTGAGGACGCGATCAAATATACTGTTGGTGTCAACGCCTCGACCTGGGGGACGGATGACCGCTTCGATCAGTTCGCGATTCGCGGCTTCGATCTGGGCTCCGGTTCGCTTTACCGCGACGGATTGCCGCAGAAAGTGCTGGGATTCACGGCGTTCTCATCCCATCCCTACATGCTGGAACGCGTGGATGTGCTGCGTGGCCCGGCGGGCGTCCTTTACGGGTCGAACGATGCGGGCGGCATGGTCAATCTCGTCACCAAGCGGCCTGTCTTTGAACGCAAAGCCGAGGCGCGGCTTGGCTATGGCAGCCATGATTCCGTTGAAATCGGCTTCGATTACGGCGACGTCCTGAACGCCGACAATACCTTGGCCGGCCGCATCACCGGGCTGTGGCGCGACGGATCGACCGAGATCGACAACTCTGACGACGACCCGGCCTTTCTTTCCGCCGGTTTGACCTGGGCGCCAACCGATTTAACTTCTGTCACCCTTTTGGCGCATATCCAGAAAGATGATCGCACGCCGACCACGTTCTTCCCCATCACGGGTGAGGATTACGATGCCGCATTTGGCGCTCTGCCGGATGATTTCGGCTATGCCGCCTCGCCCTATAACGACTTCAGAACAGAACAGCGGTCCGTGGGCCTCGAGATCACGCATGAATTCCTGCCCGAGCTGGCTCTGAATTCGCGCATCCGCTATGCCCATCAGGATACCGATTATCGTCACCTCTACCGTGACGGGATCAGCTCAAAAGGGATCAGCTATACCGCCTTCCGTCAGGTCGAGGATGCGCGCACAATCGGCGCCGACATCAATCTGGAATGGCGGCGAAGCTTTGGTGGAGCCGAAAACAGTTTGACGGCTGGGCTGGATTATCACCGCGCCGAACGCGACGCCGAGCAGTATTACAAATACGGCGCCTACACGATGCCCTTCACCAATATTTCCTATGATTTCGATGTGGCCGATCCGGCCCTGTCGGGACGCAGTCGGAAGACCTATACCGAGAAGGGGATATATCTGCAGAACCACCTGAATTTCGGTCAGGGCACGACGATCACGGCGGGCCTGCGCCGCAGCTGGCTGGAGAACAAGGCCGAAGACCGTCTGGCCGATACGACAAGCCGCCGCAAGGATTCCGCGACGACCGGCATGATCGGGGCGACCCATCGCTTCGCCAATGGCCTGGCCCCCTATGTCAACTATTCAGAAGGGTTCATCCAGAATGCCGGGATCACGATAGATGGCGATCCGCTGGACCCTTCGCGCAACAAACAATTCGAGATCGGCCTGCGCTATATGCCCGCATCCGGCGATTTGTTGCTGAGCGCCGCCGCTTTTGACCTGCGAAAGACCAATGTCGAGGATTACTATTTCGACGAAAACGGCAATATCGACTACACCCATTCGACCCAGGTTGGCGAAATCCGTGCCCGTGGTGTCGAGTTGGAGGCACGCGGCCGTCTGACCGGCAGCTTGCAGGGTGTGCTGGGCTATACCTATCTGGATACCGAGATCACCGAATCCGCCAATGCCCGCAAGAAAGGCAACGACAACATCATGTCGCCGCGGCATCAGGTTTCGTTGTGGCTGGATTGGGATGCAGAGCGGCTGCTGCCGGGTCTGACAATTGGTGGTGGCCTCCGCTACCAGTCGGACTCTTATGCAACGCAGTTGAACGGGCGTGTGACACCATCGCATACCACTGCCGATCTGGCCCTGCGCTATGAGGCCGATGAATATGCATTGGATCTGGGCGTCACCAATGCCTTCGACAAGGAATATTACGGTGTCTGCTATGACAATCTTGGTTGTGCCTATGGAGAGGGCCGCAGGGTCAATCTGACACTCAGCCGCCAGTTCTGACATGGCTGCTGCGCTGATAAACGAAGGTGTCGCCGATTGTGGAGGCACCCGCTGGTTCGATCTTGCTGACAGCCAGACGGGTGCTGTCCGGCGTATATTCCTTTGGCGGCCGCCCGGCGAAGCACCGCAGGCAGGTTGGCCCGCGCTTTGGCTGCTAGACGGCAATGCTGTGATCGGCACGGCCGTAGACATCATGCGGGCGCAGGCCTTCTGGCCAAGTGGCACGAATGTCGGCTGGGGCGCACTGGTCGCGGTTGGTTATCCAACCGATGACGCCTACGACACCTTTCGCCGAAGCTGGGATCTTGGCCCGCCACCGGGCCGGACCTATCCGCCCTTCAAAGAAGGGGGGCCAGATGTTCGCACCGGCGGTGGGGCAGAGATGGCGCGCTTCATTCTTGAAGATGTCCGCCAGTTTCTGACCGACTATGTCGTATTGGACATGACGCGCCAATCGCTGTTCGGTCATTCCTTTGGCGGGTTGTTTGCACTATGGCTGATGCTCACGCGTCCCGGTGCCTTTCGCACATGGATCGCCGCAAGCCCCGCTATCACATGGGAGGACGGCTTTCTGCTGGACCACCTCAAACGTTTTGATCCTGAAGGCCGCAAGCTTTTGGTCCATCTTTCTGCAGGGGAATGGGAAGGTGACGAGCTTGCGCCATTCCAACGTGGTCGCGCCGACTCATCAGATCGGCTGGCACAGAAAAAGCAGACACAGACCGTGGCGGCAGCGCGCGATATGGCCCGGCATCTGTCTGATCGTGGCTTGCTTGCAATGTTTGAGGTCTATTCAGGCGAAACACATATGTCAGTTCTACCTGTAGCGGTTAATCGGGCCGTGCATTGCGCGTTTGCGATCGATCCCGTTATTGCGCAATCTTGAGGAGCGATGACCAGCGAATAGTTCTTGAAGCGCCAAGAGCCGTGATAAGGTTCCGGTTGGTGGAGTAGCCCCAATCGGTGCGGCCAGTTCGGCACAACTGAACAACCCCATCGCGGCCAAGGTTTGCACAGCTAACCAGATTGGCAATGCTCCGGCAGAGTGTATGACCAATCATTTTCCAGCTGAGACTGTTCTTTCATTTACGGAAAGTTGCGTTACATTCGACGCGGTTTTCGAACCTCGGCGCCACTGGCTCGGGGAAACGTGCGTTTCACGTAGGAATTCCCGGTTAAAGTTGGATTTTGTGTTGAAACCGCTGTCCAGCATCGCGTCAGTCACACTCGCGCCCTCATCAATTCGGCTGCAAGCATGCCGGATGCGCCACGAATTGATATAACGGGACACATTGTTTCCAGTTGAGCGATTGACTGCCCCGGACAGGCGTTTTTCCGGCAGATGCAAACGGCGCGCCAGACGCGACAAGGTCAAATTAGGATCAAGATGCAGCGGCTCTCGCGCCAGCAGGGTTTCCAGTCTTTCGATGATCTCAGCATCGTCGCTGCCAGCTTCACGCGGCGGCGCGGGGGCGCAATCCGCTTCGTCACCTGACGCACCAGCGGCGGAGGGGCTGACGCTCAGAGTGCCCAGAAGCAAGAGCACAAGCGAGGAGAAGATGGTTATTAACCATCCGGTCCACCTCTCGTTTCCAGTTAGAAACGCGGCGGCAATGAAAAGGTCGCTGAGCGCCGATGCAATAAGTGCCCAGCCAAGAACCTGCCAGAGCATTGCCGGGACCTGTCCGGCTTCCAACCGGGCCAATGGCATGTCTGACGAATTTCGCAACCGGAGCAGGATCGCGCCGCCATAGCCCGCAAAGACAAGCGGGACTATGAAGTCTGTCGTCTCAGGGGCGAAGATTCGGCAGAACACGGCAAAGGCCGGTGCCGCACCATGTATGATAATCGCGCGTATCGGGATGCGCGAGACCATCGCATCCTGAAAGGTGATCCAGGCCAATGGGGGTATAATCGTCGCGCTCACAGGCAGGATTGGGCGCAATCCGCTTACGCCATAACCACCGACCAACATGACAAGCAGCGATTGAAAGGCGCAGATGGTCAGAAATGACAACAGAAACGGCCTGCCCCCCGCCAAGAAAGTGCGGATGGCAATATAGCCAAGAACGAGGGCGACGAAGGCGGGAATCGGAAGCATGGGCATCCGGCGACTATTGTCCAAAAACCGGATTCTGACGACCTGAATCCCGAAAACAGTACGTGATCATACATATTTTCTTACGATGATGGGACAACGCCCAAGAACGGAAGTTTTTGTGAAACGCCTTGCTCTGCTTTACTGCTTGCGCTCTGCACGGCTTTGTCCGTTTCACGGATGAAGAACGGATAGGCGTCGTTGGGTTTTCGTCGGGTCGTGCCACGGCGCTTGATCTTGCGGGCGACCGATTAAATGGTGAGTTTCAGGAAAAAATTGCGCCAATGTCGCAGACGCGACTGACAGCGCCTTTTTCCGGCTCGGGGGCGTCAGCATTGCAGATCACCCCGGCTTCGAAATCGATGCCGGCGACTCGCGCATCACGTCGGTGGAAATTGTCGATCCCGGGTTTGGAGGGTCTGCCGACCCGGCAACCCTCACCAGCCATCGCAATGCCAAAGCAGTCCAGCCATCCGAGCGGACCGCTTCTGGTTTCACTATCTGCCGCCATATTCGCCTGATCTGAACCCGATAGAAATTGCATTTGCCCGGCTCAAGGCGCATCTCGGGCGCATCCGTGCCCGCAGCTTCAAACAAGTCTTTCAGGCCTCGGCAGGGTCTGCGAACTCTTCGACCAAACCGAGTGCTCGAATTACTTCAATGCTGCAGGAATTGTCACAGGTTAAAACCTGGATGCTTTAATCGCTGATTCCCCCGTAGATAAGCCGAAGCGAAAGAACGATCAGCATCAGGTTGAGCGCGATCCTGAACCGCCGTTCATCCATTCGGTTCAGCACCAGCTTGCCGAACAATGTGCCAAGAAACCCCGCAGCTATCATAGCGGCGATGAACCCTGCCCAGCTTGCGAAGCAAAAGCCCAGTACTGCGAAGGCCAGTGATTTCACGCCGTGCTGGACGGTCATAAGCGCGGCATGGGTTGCGACATGGGCATGTCTCGGCAGTTTCTGGGACTTCGTGAAGGTTGCAACGAAAAGGCCGGTTGCGCCGAAAAACATGGTCAGAAAGCTTGAGATCACGCCGACTGAAAAAGGCCAGTCGCGCACGGCTCCCGGCGGTTTGCCAAGAACCGACCACATGACGAACCCACCCACGCCGATCTGCACCCAGGCGGGCGGCAGGTTTACGACGACAGAGCCGCCGATTGCGGCGCCTATGGCTGAACCAGCCGCGAATGCTGGCAAGGCGGGCCAGTAGATATGCCTGAATGTGACCGCTGCCCGGCCGATATTTGAGCCGATCTGGATAACGCCATGTGTGGGGATCAGCGCCGCCGGTGGCACAAGCGTTGCCATGACCGCCAAAAGCAAAGCGCCGCCGCCGATCCCGAATGCGACGGTAATCAGCGATCCGGCAAAGCTTGTGGCAAGCAAGATTGCGAAAGTGGCATCGGCCATCCCATCCGGCATCAGCGTCGCGGTCAAGTCGATCATTCTACTCCCGGCCTTCATGGCATTGTCATGGGGTTATGCGCGGAGTTGCTGGTTCGAAAGCCCTAATCAGCCTGACTTGTCCCTGCCGGTGCGCATTCCGATTGCCGCGGCGACCAAGGGTGCCCCGAGGATCACCAGCGTCAGCCTCACAAGATGGTGCACGACGATGAAGCCCAGATCGGCCCCTGCGACGATGGCAAGCACTGTCATTTCGGCCTGCCCACCCGGCGCGAAGGACAGGAAGCCCTCCATCGGCGAGGCGAGTCCAAGCAGAACTACAGCCTCTGTCACCGCGAATGCGAGAATGGCGAGGATGACGACAAACACCATCCCTGACAGAACGATCCGGCGCAGTTCCAACAGCGTGACGCCGACATATCCGACCCCAATCCCCATACCGATGAAAAACTGGGCGGCCAGAATAGCCTCGCGTGGTGGTCGGTGTTCGATCATGCCGGTCAGGGACATCAGGGCTGTGACAATCATCGGCCCCAATATAGCTGCGCCAAAAAGCCCCACGCGCTTCGCGATGGCCCAGCCGGCGATTGCGGCAACGCTCATCAGCAAAAGCTCGCGCAGCGGCAGCTCTGACGCAGGTTCGCCGATCGGTTGAACAAGCGGACGGTCCATCGCATAGACGAGTATCGCTGGCACGATTGTGACGATCACCAGCACCCGTGTCGCGTGAATCAGTGATAGTGCCCGGACATCGCCGCCCGCTTCCTTGCCGAAGATCACCATGTCCTGCAGGCCGCCCGGCATGGCGGCGAAATATGAAGTCGGCAGGTCAAAGCCACAGACCTTATGAAAATACGGGACGCCGATCAGGCCAATGGCTGCGATGTAGATCGGGACGAAGGCCACCGATCCGGCCATTTGCGGAAGCTGGTGCATGACCTCCGGCGTGATCGACGCGCCGACGGCGACGCCAAGGATGGTTCGGGCTGCTTCAGAGATCGGTGCGATACCTTGCAAGGGTGCGCCCAGCAATGCCGCAATCAGGCAGGCAAACATTGGGCCGAACAGAAAAGGCAGCGGCATGTTCACAAAGGCAAACACCGTTGTCCCAACGGCCGCGAGCAGCAGCGTTCCAAATCGTCGCAGGGTGAAGGGATTTGTCATGACAAAGCAACTTGACGCATTTGTATCCAGTCGTATACGAAAGGATGCATGAATAAAACCGGAAAATTTTCTGACGCAATCGCTGCCCCGGCCGAGCGCGGCCTGCACGGCGATAGTGTCTATGAACGCCTGTGCGAGGATATCAGGTCTGGCGTGCTTTCCCCCGGGAGTCGCTTGCGCGAGGCAGAGATCGCAGAACGGCACGCTGTCAGCCGCACACCTGTCCGCGAAGCAATCCGCCGGCTGGAGGCAGAGGGGCTGGTCGATCATTTGCCGCGCAGCGGGGCGATCGTCAGGAAGCTGGATTATTCCGAGACGATGGAGCTCTATGAGATGCGGACTGTGCTGGAAGGCACAGCAGCGAGGCTGGCCGCCCGCGCCGCATCGTCGGTCGAACTCGAGGAACTTCAGGCGATCAATGACGAGATGCGCGAGGCTGACGGTCACGCAGACAGGCTGGTCACTTTGAACCGGCAGTTCCATCACCTGCTGCATGAGGCGGCGCGAAATCGTTTCCTTATCAAATCAATGGCCTCGGTCGACAACACTTTACTGATACTCGGCGCGTCGAGCATGCATCTGCCGGAACGCGCAGTCGCTGCGGTTGATGAACATTCAAAAGTTCTCGACGCGCTTCTGGCGCGAGACGGTCTGGCCGCTGAAAGTGCAATGCGCCGGCATATGGAACGCGCCCAGTTCGCCCGACTTAAGATATTGCGCCATTCAGCAGAGCTATCCTGAACCGGTTTTTCGCGATCAACCAGATGCGCGCCCCTGAAAGCGGCCATCTCGATTTGAGACTTCGCGACTTGGCGGCAAGTCGCAGAATACCGTTTCGATCTGATTGTTTCGGGTTGCCGATGAATACCGTTGAATAACAGGAGAACACAAGATCGCCGCGCAGGACGCTATGAGAGCTGCAAGCCTGCCGTCGCCCAGCTTGAACATGCACAAGGGGACGGGTTAGACAAGAATCTTCAGGTTCGATCTGCGCGGCCCTTGATGATGTTTAGCGCTGCAAGTCCGCGACGGGCTGATTCACGCCTTGCTCCTCCGGTGGGGGAAGGCTCTCGTCGGCGTGGACATCTTCCTGTCCGAACACTCGGTTCCAGCGGATGGATGACCAGAGCGCGATGCCGATCAGGGCAGCGCCGCCAAGGCCGGTCACGACTTCGGGGATCTCGACGAAAGATTGCAGGAACATGATGATCGACAGGGCGATGATCGCGTAGAACGCGCCATGTTCCAGATAGCGGTAATGCGTCAGCGTACCTTTCTCGACCAGCATGATCGTCATAGAGCGCACGTACATCGCACCGATCCCCAGCCCGATGGCAATGACAAACAGATTCTGGGTCAGCGCGAAGGCGCCGATTACACCGTCAAAGCTGAAGGAAGCGTCTAGGACCTCCAGATAAAGGAACGCGCCCAGACCGCCTTTTGCGCCGGCCTCCAGCACCTGTTGGTGGCTGTCCAGAAAGCCGCCCAGAACCTCGACAAGCAGGAATGTCAGAAGGCCCCAGATTGCTGAGCGGAAGAACACTTCAGATTCCGCATCGGGCAGGAAATGTGCGAAAATCAGGATCATCACCAACACGAATGCAACTTCGATGCCGCGGATGGTCGCATAGTGCTGCATCTTGTCTTCGATCCACGGTAGCCAGTGCACGTCCTTGTCGTGATCGAAGAAGAAGCTGAGCCCGACCATCATCAGGAATGTCCCGCCGAACGCCGCAATCGGCAGATGCGCCTCATGCATGATATGGGCATATTCCTCCGGCTGGGTCGCGGCCAGAACCATCGCCTGCCACGGCCCTATTTTCGCGGCAATAACAACGATTAAGAGCGGGAATATGATCCGCATGCCGAAAACGGCGATAATAATGCCCCATGTCAGGAAGCGATGCTGCCAGACGGGCGTCATGTCTTTCAGTTTGTTCGCGTTGACGATGGCGTTGTCGAAGGACAGCGAAATTTCCAGCACGGCGAGGACGGCGCAGATGAAAAAGATGCTTAGCATCCCGCCGAAACTGCCGGTCATCTGCCAGCCCAGTGCGGCCCCGAGGGCAAGGCCGGCTGCGGTGACGATGAAAGCCCATTTGAAATAGTGCATAACTCCGCCTTTCGAAGCGGAGTGGTCAGAGGTCTGCATGACAAAATCCCGGTGCGGCGGGTCAGGTTTCAGTGCCGACATCACGAATGTGCCGCCACATCCGCCAGAGGGGCCCGGTCACCACTGTATCGTCAGCGCCTGTTCGGCACGACACCTGACCAAATAGCGACGACGCAGCGCGTCTTCAATTGGCGTTCAAGTCTACGGACGCAAAAATGTCTCTGCCGGTGCCACGCTGCAACGCAGTCTGCAATTTTGGCCGGAGTTCAGGAGCCGGCGACTTTCTGCACGCGATTTCGTTTGCTGCGACGCGCCGCGATGATCCCCACCAGCCACAAGACGCCCAACGTCCACGACTCGACCGCCAAGCGGAACGCCACGCTCGCCCCATCGGGATCGGTCATCAGCGCGTCGCCGATAACGGACAGCATCACGCAGGCGATGAAGGTGACCAGACCGCCGCGTCCAATCATAGCAAGGGCGCGTCCGATGACGGTATCGGCCAGCCATGCCATTGGCCGGGCAAGGGGGACAGCGACCAGCCACGCTGCGGCGAGGATGCCGACATACCGCACCCAATCCATCGACCATTTGTCGACAGAGCCGACAATGTCGCGGATCTGATAGTAGATTTCCTTCAGCTCAGGCCCATAGCGCCAAAGTTGCGCCATCGCGACGCCGAAGATCGAATAGGCGACCGCCAGGAGAGTCAGCGTGGTCGCATGTTGGCGCAGGATGGGCATGAAGCGTGTGCGGAACAGACCCATCGCGACGCCGGAATGGAACAGCAACTGCCATGCGAACGGATTGAACAGCATACCGTTCGCCCCACGCTGGTTCGGCAGCAGATCGTTCAGTGGAATGGACATTGCCCACATTGCCAGAGAGCCGAGGGCAAACGCCCAGGGCCAGCGAAGCATCAGCGGGACGGTTATCGGCGTGAAAGCCAAGACGACCACATAAAGTGCCAATACATCCAGCAGGTTGGGCTGCATCCATAATGTGCCGAGCGTCACGATATACCCGATCGGAAACTCGAATATCCAACGAGCATAGGCGCCCCAGACGGCAGTATGCGGAAGCCCCGCCTCAACAAGGAAGCGAGAGACAAGGGCAAGTAGAATGCCGCCCAGAACCAGTGCCAGCCAAACCTGAAACGCGCGACGCAGAAAGCGCTTTTGGGCTGCGCGGCGCCCAGCCTTGGCCTCGACCGTCAGCCAGACCAGGCCAACAAGAAAGCCTGATAGCAGCACGAACAGCTCTGCTGCGTCGAAGACGGCGAAATTGGCGAGCGTAAAATGACGCAAGACGCCATCGGGCATGTGGTCAACCATGATCGCGGCCAACGCATAGCCGCGCAACATATCCAGAGCAGCAATTCGTTTCATCTTGGCAGGCCGGACCAGATATTGATCAGATCAGGATCGTTCAGAAGCGCCTGCCGCTCTGCCGTGTCGAGGAATTGCAGAGCTTGTGCCTGATTCTCGGCAACGGCAATCTTTGCCGCGGCAGAGACCTCTGCCAATCGTTCCGCAACTGGTCGCGGCGGCAGTGGCGGAATAAGCGCGATATAATTGCCGCGTGCTTCGGCATCGCTTCCAAGAATGGTTGTTGCGTTTTCCGGCGTGCGCAGGTGACGCGCCTGATTCACGGATTCAGACATGACAGGCGGCACGATCCGCTCCTCTGGTGTGACAAGCAGTCCTGCCGCGCGCGCCCAGCGACCCAGCAATGGCGAGGCGCTCCACCGTGATGTCAGAGGTGCGAGGATCAGGCCAGCAAGGATAGGTGACAGCCATATCAGCTGAGCCGGGGCGAGATAGATGATCGCAACACCCGTCGCCAGACCCGCTGCGACATGAATCCAGTGTCTGCGGATGACGACGCGCCAGCTTGGCATAAAGCCCTTGCGCACCTGACTTTCCCAGCCGGAATTCCGACCGATCAGAATTTCGCAGATCTGTCGTGTCTGGATCAGCATCTGAACCGGGGCGATCAGGGCCGACATGATGATCTCGAACGCGGCGCTGATCAGGATGCGGGGCCGCCCGCCCGCACCCTCGGCCAGTGGCCGTCGCCACGCGCGACCGATGGCGATGAATTTCGGGACGAGCAGAAGCGCAGCAGAAGCGGCCAGCAGCCACATCATTCGTCGCGCGTCAAAGGTCGGCCAATCGGGGAAAAGCTGATAGGTCGATGGGAAATAGACGGGGCTGGACAGGATGACATTGGCGGTCAGGATCAGCCCGGTGATGATCAGCAGCAGCCAGATCGGGCTCATCAGAAACCCCAGAACACCGATCAGGAAATGCGCACGCGTGATCGCGGTAAAGCCACGGGCACCGATCAGGCGGAGGTGTTGCAGGTTGCCTTGCGCCCAACGGCGTTCTCTCACCGCCATATCCAGCAGGGTAGGCGGGCTGCCTTCGTAGCTGGCGCGCAGATCCCAATCCAGCCGGACCTTCCAGCCCGCCCGCCGCAACAACGCAGCCTCGACGAAATCATGTGACAGGATCGTGCTGCCCCAAGGCGGCTTGCCCGGCAGTTCGGGTAACCCGCAGCATTCAGCGAAAGCGGACACGCGGATCATGGCATTGTGGCCCCAGAAGTTGCCGTTGTCGCCCGACCAAGCGGCCACACCGCGCGAAATCGCCGGGCCGTAGATGCGCCCGGCAAACTGGATCAGTCGCGCGAATATGGTTTGTCCGTGCACCAGTATCGGCATTGTCTGGATCAGCGCAAGCGCCGGATCGGCGGACATGCGCGCCGACATTTGCCGGACGACATCGCCCGAAACCACGCTGTCTGCATCCAGCACGACCATCTGGTCATAGCGTCCGCCCCAGCGGCGGACAAACTCTGCAATATTGCCGGATTTTCTGCCCCTATTGTCGGTTCGGCGGCGATACCAGACGGGGATAGGGGCGCGGTCGCGCAATTTCACCGCGCTCAGAGCCTCTGCCACCAGCAGATCGGGGTCACGGCTGTCGGACAGAACGAAAATTTCGCAGCGATCAGCCATGCCCAGATGTGCAAGCTCTTCGGCAACTGCCGCCAGCAGACCCATGCTTTCGGCGGGGTCCTCGTGGTAGATTGGCATGACGATGGCGATGCGGGCATTGCCGTCAT contains the following coding sequences:
- the mdoH gene encoding glucans biosynthesis glucosyltransferase MdoH; this encodes MSDISENDNRSRSGPALLGADVANQGNLLPPQALPPEARLDMPEQDFSAPSPDGPAFVAPAPEVRAARIVSFGGAFLIAVLGAWQMWAAFGTNIQPMQYVLLALFTITFAWIGFSFFSMLAGLLARQQQTPADDGNARIAIVMPIYHEDPAESMGLLAAVAEELAHLGMADRCEIFVLSDSRDPDLLVAEALSAVKLRDRAPIPVWYRRRTDNRGRKSGNIAEFVRRWGGRYDQMVVLDADSVVSGDVVRQMSARMSADPALALIQTMPILVHGQTIFARLIQFAGRIYGPAISRGVAAWSGDNGNFWGHNAMIRVSAFAECCGLPELPGKPPWGSTILSHDFVEAALLRRAGWKVRLDWDLRASYEGSPPTLLDMAVRERRWAQGNLQHLRLIGARGFTAITRAHFLIGVLGFLMSPIWLLLIITGLILTANVILSSPVYFPSTYQLFPDWPTFDARRMMWLLAASAALLLVPKFIAIGRAWRRPLAEGAGGRPRILISAAFEIIMSALIAPVQMLIQTRQICEILIGRNSGWESQVRKGFMPSWRVVIRRHWIHVAAGLATGVAIIYLAPAQLIWLSPILAGLILAPLTSRWSASPLLGRWARAAGLLVTPEERIVPPVMSESVNQARHLRTPENATTILGSDAEARGNYIALIPPLPPRPVAERLAEVSAAAKIAVAENQAQALQFLDTAERQALLNDPDLINIWSGLPR